In Natronococcus occultus SP4, the following proteins share a genomic window:
- a CDS encoding glycosyltransferase family 4 protein: MRILRIAQKAYPDVNGGGAYHVHAMSRDQAAMGHDVTVATVRRDPDTPHVERRSGYTVVRYEPTVSPLGNELSTGLARYLLEADGFDVVHAHSHLYFSTNLAALKRRLGGAPLAITNHGLYSQTAPEWLFEWYLRTLGRWTFNRADLAFCYTDVDKRRLREFGVRAPIKVVPNGIDTERFGSQGPESEDVDADGPTLLFVGRLVEGKRPQDAVAAVERVRETHPDATLYVCGEGPLRDALEDRADEGVVFLGHRPYREMPRIYRSADVLVLPSRTEGVPRTVLEARAAGVRVVCSALEQVADVVDDAGTTVPVGDVDGFAAAIRDQLSQPMRHDGGTLEPAYDWRTTVESTTRALRSLRE; the protein is encoded by the coding sequence ATGCGAATCCTGCGGATCGCACAGAAGGCGTACCCGGACGTCAACGGTGGCGGTGCCTACCACGTCCACGCGATGAGCCGGGATCAGGCAGCGATGGGCCACGACGTGACGGTAGCGACGGTTCGGCGCGATCCGGACACACCCCACGTCGAACGCCGCAGCGGGTACACCGTCGTTCGCTACGAGCCGACGGTCAGCCCGCTCGGAAACGAGCTCTCGACGGGACTCGCCCGGTACCTGCTCGAGGCGGACGGGTTCGACGTCGTTCACGCCCACTCACATCTGTACTTCTCGACGAACCTGGCGGCGCTCAAACGGCGACTCGGCGGAGCGCCGCTCGCGATTACGAACCACGGGCTCTACTCCCAGACTGCGCCCGAATGGCTGTTCGAGTGGTATCTACGGACCCTCGGTCGATGGACGTTCAACCGGGCCGACCTCGCGTTCTGTTACACCGACGTCGACAAACGCCGACTTCGCGAGTTCGGCGTCCGAGCACCGATCAAGGTCGTCCCCAACGGGATCGACACCGAACGGTTCGGATCACAGGGCCCCGAAAGCGAGGACGTCGACGCCGATGGGCCGACGCTGTTGTTCGTCGGGCGACTGGTCGAGGGGAAACGACCGCAGGACGCCGTCGCGGCCGTCGAACGGGTCCGCGAGACGCACCCGGACGCGACGCTGTACGTCTGCGGCGAGGGACCGTTGCGGGACGCCCTGGAGGACCGGGCCGACGAGGGGGTCGTGTTTCTCGGCCACCGTCCCTACCGGGAGATGCCCCGGATCTACCGGTCGGCCGACGTCCTCGTCCTGCCGAGTCGCACCGAGGGCGTCCCGCGGACGGTACTCGAGGCCAGGGCCGCAGGCGTTCGCGTCGTCTGCTCGGCCCTCGAGCAGGTCGCCGACGTCGTCGACGACGCCGGCACGACCGTCCCGGTCGGCGACGTCGACGGGTTCGCGGCGGCGATTCGCGATCAGCTCTCCCAACCGATGCGCCACGACGGCGGGACCCTCGAGCCGGCCTACGACTGGCGGACGACCGTCGAATCGACGACGCGGGCGCTGCGGTCGCTACGGGAGTGA
- a CDS encoding O-antigen ligase family protein — MSAVEREPATLFDQGWDLDRLVDGVVYALFGLHLLVVLLAYATDLVVAWQVAAFAVLLSAVLGCRLAADAYQEFEHRQAAVLSVLGISFVVLGILYQSSSPGLGLGPNRLLALAVVFGSLLTFLLVVSDARGYTVGQWAAVGCFAVLTALYFVHTLEYDPSSTQSRWPIWAAVVLGTNLFVIPRFVPSRIFLWILPRLATVVVMLGLGTYVVGEYSLWIFEVRQWSGTPSVPLVDTDITTIQSIFPNPNSFGLVAFAGFVGAIVELHRSALARRPLEIALAVLLAAICAVGVFLSNARAAMLASVVVLTIYVAYALGGRLAAPVASVAALFGVAGLLVAMYLDIIGITTSGRFELWSASLSAVRDGPLLFGHGSGPANLVIEPYLEGETAPLPHNAYLTVLLQTGLVGGIAYLGVVGGSIVAGMLDFERADGAMLAFTVGWAVHKFFESYTLFEWSIGAVLASLTIGYLLFGTGE; from the coding sequence GTGAGCGCTGTCGAACGCGAGCCGGCGACGCTTTTCGATCAGGGCTGGGATCTCGACCGGCTCGTCGACGGCGTCGTCTACGCCTTGTTCGGGCTTCACCTGCTCGTCGTCTTGCTCGCGTACGCGACCGATCTGGTCGTCGCCTGGCAGGTCGCCGCCTTCGCCGTCCTGCTGAGTGCGGTGCTTGGCTGTCGGCTCGCCGCGGACGCCTACCAGGAGTTCGAACACCGCCAGGCAGCCGTCCTCTCGGTGCTCGGAATCTCCTTTGTCGTCCTTGGAATCCTGTATCAGAGCAGCTCTCCGGGGCTCGGTCTCGGACCGAACCGACTGCTCGCGCTCGCGGTCGTGTTCGGCTCCCTGCTTACCTTCCTGCTTGTCGTCAGCGACGCGAGGGGGTACACGGTCGGCCAGTGGGCCGCCGTCGGCTGCTTCGCGGTGCTGACAGCGCTGTATTTCGTCCACACCCTCGAGTACGATCCCTCGAGCACGCAGTCGCGCTGGCCGATCTGGGCTGCGGTCGTGCTGGGAACGAACCTCTTCGTTATCCCGCGGTTCGTTCCGTCGCGGATCTTCCTCTGGATCCTTCCGCGGCTCGCGACGGTCGTCGTTATGCTTGGCCTCGGAACGTACGTCGTTGGCGAGTACTCGCTGTGGATCTTCGAGGTCCGCCAGTGGTCGGGGACACCGTCGGTGCCGCTCGTCGACACCGATATCACGACGATCCAGTCGATCTTCCCGAACCCCAACTCCTTCGGTCTGGTGGCGTTTGCCGGATTCGTCGGCGCCATCGTCGAACTCCATCGCTCGGCGCTGGCGCGCCGTCCGCTGGAGATCGCTCTGGCGGTCTTGCTCGCGGCGATCTGTGCCGTCGGCGTCTTTCTCTCGAACGCTCGCGCGGCGATGCTGGCCTCCGTGGTCGTACTCACGATCTACGTCGCCTACGCCCTCGGCGGCCGCCTCGCCGCGCCCGTCGCGTCGGTCGCGGCGCTGTTTGGCGTCGCCGGACTGCTCGTCGCGATGTATCTCGACATTATCGGGATCACGACCTCCGGCCGGTTCGAGCTCTGGTCAGCGAGCCTCAGCGCCGTTCGGGACGGACCGTTGCTGTTCGGCCACGGTAGCGGCCCGGCGAACCTCGTCATCGAGCCCTACCTCGAGGGAGAGACGGCGCCGTTACCCCACAACGCCTACCTCACGGTACTCCTCCAGACCGGACTCGTCGGCGGGATCGCCTACCTCGGAGTCGTCGGCGGGAGCATCGTCGCCGGAATGCTCGACTTCGAGCGAGCCGACGGCGCGATGCTCGCGTTTACCGTCGGCTGGGCGGTCCACAAGTTCTTCGAGTCCTACACCCTCTTCGAGTGGTCGATCGGTGCGGTCCTGGCGAGCCTGACGATCGGTTACCTTCTGTTCGGAACCGGAGAGTGA
- a CDS encoding SDR family oxidoreductase, translated as MRVLVTGGAGFIGGNLAESLVRAGHDVTAVDNLDPYYDTGIKQRAVDAAAAAAEDGAGSYEFVEGDVRNAALIDELVGDAAVVYHQAAQAGVRTSVDDPRKPNAINVDGTLNVLDAARETEIERVVLASSSSVYGKPEYLPYDENHPTTPVSPYGVSKLAADQYARVYHEVYGLPTVSLRYFTVYGPRMRPNMAISNFVSRCLNGEPPVVYGDGTQTRDFTYVDDVVGVNRQLLRDDAADGEILNVGSTDTIDIRSLAELIRDELAPDLEIEYAAAREADAEHTHADVGKARALLGYDPSTTIREGVREFIRWYRANRDWYEPLVLRS; from the coding sequence ATGCGCGTCCTCGTAACCGGCGGCGCCGGGTTCATCGGGGGAAACCTCGCCGAGTCCCTCGTACGGGCGGGCCACGACGTGACGGCGGTCGACAACCTGGACCCCTACTACGACACCGGGATCAAGCAACGAGCCGTCGACGCCGCGGCCGCGGCCGCCGAGGACGGCGCCGGCAGCTACGAGTTCGTCGAGGGCGACGTCCGGAACGCGGCGCTGATCGACGAGCTGGTCGGCGACGCGGCGGTCGTCTACCACCAGGCCGCACAGGCCGGCGTTCGGACGAGCGTCGACGATCCCCGGAAACCGAACGCGATCAACGTCGACGGGACGCTGAACGTGCTGGACGCGGCCCGGGAGACCGAGATCGAACGGGTCGTCCTCGCCAGCTCCTCGTCGGTGTACGGCAAACCGGAGTACCTCCCGTACGACGAAAACCACCCGACGACGCCGGTCAGTCCCTACGGGGTCTCGAAGCTGGCTGCCGACCAGTACGCCCGGGTCTACCACGAGGTGTACGGCCTTCCCACGGTGTCGCTGCGGTACTTCACCGTCTACGGCCCCCGCATGCGTCCGAACATGGCGATCAGCAACTTCGTCTCCCGCTGTCTCAACGGCGAGCCCCCGGTCGTCTACGGCGACGGCACTCAGACCCGCGATTTCACGTACGTCGACGACGTCGTCGGCGTGAACCGCCAGCTGCTGCGAGACGACGCGGCCGACGGCGAGATCCTCAACGTCGGCAGCACCGATACCATCGACATCCGCTCGCTCGCCGAGCTGATCCGGGACGAACTCGCACCCGATCTCGAAATCGAGTACGCCGCGGCCCGCGAGGCCGACGCCGAACACACCCACGCCGACGTCGGGAAGGCCCGGGCGCTGCTGGGGTACGATCCCTCGACGACCATCCGCGAGGGCGTCCGGGAGTTCATCCGCTGGTACCGGGCCAATCGCGACTGGTACGAGCCGCTGGTTCTGCGGTCGTGA
- a CDS encoding NAD-dependent epimerase/dehydratase family protein: protein MSGQIPEPPRGETILVTGGAGFIGSHLVDVLTDENDVRVLDNLSSGRRERLPDGVTLFEGDLRDGDTVGRATADVDLIFHEAALVSVEESVAAPVESHSVNVDGTLALLERARAEDARVVLASSAAIYGHPEYVPIDETHPTAPSSPYGLEKVTIDEYARLYHELYGLETVVLRYFNVYGPRQVGGDYSAVISVFLEQARSGDPITVDGDGTQTRDFVHVSDVVQANLLAATTDAVGESFNVGTGSSVTIRELAETIRTVVGSDAEIVHGDPRPGDIDRSRAAIEKARTELGYEPTVPLEAGLETLAHNG from the coding sequence ATGTCAGGGCAGATACCGGAGCCGCCGAGAGGAGAGACGATTCTGGTGACGGGTGGAGCGGGGTTCATCGGGAGCCACCTCGTAGACGTCCTCACCGACGAGAACGACGTTCGGGTCCTCGACAACCTCTCGAGCGGTCGCCGCGAGCGGCTCCCGGATGGCGTGACCCTCTTCGAGGGGGATCTCCGCGACGGCGACACCGTCGGGCGCGCGACGGCCGACGTCGATCTGATCTTTCACGAGGCCGCGCTCGTCAGCGTCGAGGAGTCGGTCGCCGCGCCGGTCGAGAGCCACTCGGTCAACGTCGACGGGACGCTGGCGCTGCTCGAGCGGGCCCGTGCCGAGGACGCCCGCGTCGTGCTGGCCTCGAGCGCGGCGATCTACGGCCATCCCGAGTACGTCCCCATCGACGAAACGCATCCGACGGCGCCGTCCTCGCCGTACGGCCTCGAGAAGGTAACTATCGACGAGTACGCCCGGCTCTACCACGAGCTGTACGGGCTCGAAACGGTCGTTCTGCGGTACTTCAACGTCTACGGCCCCCGACAGGTCGGCGGCGACTACAGCGCCGTCATCAGTGTCTTCCTCGAGCAGGCCCGGTCCGGGGACCCGATTACGGTCGACGGCGACGGGACCCAGACCCGCGACTTCGTCCACGTCTCGGACGTCGTGCAGGCGAACCTGCTGGCGGCGACAACCGACGCCGTCGGCGAGTCGTTCAACGTCGGAACCGGCTCGTCGGTAACGATCCGGGAGCTCGCCGAGACGATCCGGACGGTCGTCGGCTCGGACGCCGAGATCGTCCACGGCGACCCACGACCCGGCGATATCGATCGCAGCCGGGCCGCGATCGAGAAGGCCCGAACGGAACTCGGCTACGAACCGACCGTCCCTCTCGAAGCGGGGCTCGAAACGCTCGCGCACAACGGCTGA
- a CDS encoding O-antigen ligase family protein, which produces MVNRAGAAVGAAIVLAGAAPTTWLLESTVGYVLAGAILAALLAAGIARNAEDGRLETVVLERLVVAVLALYWLGLVGQFALTGSLSVLAYVVLTPIVVLTLWYGCLPIVLADPRSFLGGFVGTVSALTLLGVGLLVLEWGTALAFPWTGNNVFGIPGLRVASIYGNPNAFGFAAAVASLGALWATLETRRRRWAATLPVPLAGLVLSDATMALMAFGAATAVLLVLRSPTLGLAVAGSGAVLAVGFFQTDLGASYLTLLVERGGSERVAFWTAALSRAAENPLVGAGFDHGLPTHNSIVAIVLNAGVLVGGLYVLVIAGAVRSALAKARTGTPWDGFVLAAMTLLVVQMLTESFTLGGLSTTSLVLATFVGLALVEASERRTIPLPNAVESERDDRPANPNQ; this is translated from the coding sequence ATGGTGAATCGGGCTGGGGCGGCCGTCGGCGCCGCGATCGTGCTCGCGGGCGCGGCGCCGACCACGTGGCTCCTCGAATCGACCGTCGGCTACGTCCTCGCCGGGGCGATACTGGCGGCGCTGCTCGCGGCGGGGATCGCGCGGAACGCCGAGGACGGCCGACTCGAGACGGTCGTCCTCGAGCGCCTCGTCGTCGCCGTCCTGGCGCTGTACTGGCTGGGACTGGTCGGCCAGTTCGCGCTCACGGGGTCGCTTTCCGTTCTCGCGTACGTCGTCCTCACGCCGATCGTCGTCCTGACGCTGTGGTACGGCTGTCTGCCGATCGTCCTCGCGGATCCGCGGTCGTTTCTCGGCGGGTTCGTCGGCACCGTCTCGGCGCTGACCCTGCTCGGGGTCGGCCTGTTAGTCCTCGAGTGGGGGACCGCGCTCGCGTTCCCCTGGACCGGGAACAACGTCTTCGGGATCCCCGGACTCCGGGTCGCGTCGATCTACGGCAATCCCAACGCCTTCGGGTTCGCGGCCGCCGTCGCGAGCCTCGGCGCGCTGTGGGCGACCCTCGAGACCCGCCGTCGCCGGTGGGCGGCGACGCTCCCGGTACCGCTCGCGGGACTCGTGTTGAGCGACGCGACGATGGCCCTGATGGCGTTCGGCGCGGCGACGGCGGTGTTGCTCGTCCTCCGGTCACCGACGCTCGGACTGGCGGTCGCGGGCTCCGGCGCCGTCCTCGCCGTCGGCTTCTTCCAGACCGACCTCGGCGCGTCGTACCTGACGCTGCTGGTCGAGCGGGGCGGGAGCGAGCGCGTCGCGTTCTGGACCGCGGCGCTCTCGCGGGCCGCCGAGAACCCGCTCGTCGGCGCGGGGTTCGACCACGGGCTCCCGACGCACAACTCCATCGTGGCCATCGTTCTGAACGCGGGCGTGCTCGTCGGCGGCCTGTACGTCCTCGTCATCGCGGGCGCGGTCCGGAGCGCCCTCGCGAAGGCCCGGACGGGAACGCCGTGGGACGGGTTCGTCCTCGCGGCGATGACGCTGCTCGTCGTCCAGATGCTGACCGAGTCGTTTACCCTCGGCGGGCTCTCGACCACGTCGCTGGTGCTGGCGACGTTCGTCGGGCTCGCGCTGGTCGAGGCCTCAGAACGACGGACGATCCCGCTCCCGAACGCAGTCGAGAGCGAGCGCGACGACCGCCCCGCGAATCCGAACCAGTAG
- a CDS encoding flippase — MSLAAKIRSGLTADVASRLVTNLSGGLLVVVLARLLQPDEYGLLYLAISIFSIAAVVGRLGLGKSAARYITEYEEGDTGQIPHVVETTTVALAATLGVVTLTLVVAREPIAALLGEPGLEPLLLVGALYVAGHGLVNSGRNLCQGFKEIELAAAVALVEALVRPVVAVALVLAGFGAVGALVGYVVASVLGAALFAVVLYRRYASIARSEIEDGLRRRVAEYAVPITLTENGSTIIKRVDIVLIGAFLTPLAVSYYVVAKQLTTFLKSPANSLGFAISPRYSEQLQRGNLETASRLYVEALTGVLAFYVPAAVGLAIVAEPTLTLLFGAEYAGGAIVLQILTIYLVVQAVSYVTSGGLDYLGLAKHRAYAKGATAVANLLLNLALIPTIGIAGAALSTAGTYAAYVAVNVYLIDRELALDWRRISRRCGKVAAVTVVMALAVVPFAAAIEGVLSLVAVVALGTTVWLGATVSVGLVEKGQLRSAIPL, encoded by the coding sequence ATGTCTCTGGCCGCGAAGATTCGGTCCGGACTGACGGCCGACGTCGCCTCCCGGCTGGTGACGAACCTCTCCGGCGGACTTCTGGTGGTCGTCCTCGCCCGGCTTCTCCAGCCCGACGAGTACGGGCTGCTCTACCTGGCGATCTCGATTTTCTCGATCGCCGCAGTGGTCGGTCGGCTCGGACTGGGCAAGTCCGCCGCCCGGTATATCACGGAGTACGAGGAGGGCGATACCGGACAGATCCCCCACGTCGTCGAGACCACCACGGTCGCGCTGGCGGCCACCCTCGGCGTCGTGACCCTCACGCTGGTCGTCGCCCGTGAGCCGATCGCGGCGCTGCTTGGCGAACCCGGGCTCGAGCCGCTGTTGCTCGTCGGCGCGCTGTACGTCGCGGGCCACGGTCTCGTCAACTCCGGGCGGAACCTCTGTCAGGGGTTCAAGGAGATCGAGCTGGCCGCCGCCGTCGCGCTCGTCGAGGCGCTCGTCCGCCCCGTTGTCGCCGTCGCCCTCGTCCTGGCGGGCTTCGGCGCAGTCGGCGCGCTGGTCGGCTACGTCGTTGCCTCGGTCCTTGGGGCGGCGCTGTTCGCGGTCGTCCTCTACCGTCGGTACGCGAGTATCGCCCGCTCCGAGATCGAGGACGGGCTCCGCCGTCGGGTCGCCGAGTACGCGGTGCCGATCACGCTGACCGAGAACGGGAGCACGATCATCAAACGCGTCGACATCGTCCTCATCGGGGCCTTTCTGACGCCGCTTGCGGTCAGTTACTACGTCGTCGCCAAACAGCTCACGACGTTTCTCAAGTCGCCCGCGAACTCGCTGGGGTTCGCGATCTCCCCGCGGTACAGCGAGCAGCTCCAGCGGGGGAACCTCGAGACCGCGTCCCGACTCTACGTCGAGGCCCTGACGGGCGTCCTCGCCTTCTACGTGCCAGCGGCGGTCGGGCTGGCGATCGTCGCCGAGCCGACGCTCACGCTGCTGTTCGGCGCCGAGTACGCCGGCGGGGCGATCGTCCTGCAGATCCTGACGATCTACCTGGTCGTCCAGGCGGTGTCCTACGTAACGAGCGGCGGACTCGACTACCTCGGGCTGGCGAAGCACCGCGCGTACGCGAAGGGGGCGACGGCGGTCGCGAACCTCCTGTTGAACCTCGCGCTCATCCCGACGATCGGGATCGCGGGCGCCGCGCTCTCGACGGCTGGAACGTACGCCGCCTACGTCGCGGTGAACGTCTACCTGATCGACCGCGAGCTGGCGCTGGACTGGCGGAGGATCAGCCGTCGCTGTGGCAAGGTCGCCGCCGTCACGGTCGTCATGGCCCTCGCCGTGGTGCCGTTCGCCGCCGCGATCGAGGGGGTGCTCTCGCTGGTCGCGGTCGTCGCGCTCGGGACGACGGTCTGGCTCGGCGCGACGGTCTCGGTCGGACTGGTCGAGAAAGGACAGCTGCGGTCGGCGATTCCCCTCTGA
- a CDS encoding glycosyltransferase: protein MPRVLAVLTHVSATTFSFELAEALAAIDDLEVTIVSYYDASVAETAMAPDSAVELVPLGASSRFDPSAIRHLRWVLQRRSYDVLHTHHNFVGSLARLLAPRGTPIVDTEHADHEHHYSLPQVLVNAATLPRADRVVANSERTLASLYRIERVGLADDQCSVIYNGIDTDRIDRVLAEATTPYAIDGRRIATVGRLSETKNQATLVRAFAAVAGEAPDARLTIVGDGPLREELEALASSLGVRDRVEFTGFVDREDVYRILAASDVYVQPSLSEGFCVALVEAMACELPVVVSDLPVLHEVVGDAGAFVPPTDVDAFAAQLERLLVDDRRRLKAGRRAAERARSEFPIERTAQAYRELYAALLEA from the coding sequence ATGCCTCGCGTCCTCGCGGTCCTCACCCACGTCAGCGCGACGACCTTCTCCTTCGAGCTCGCCGAGGCGCTGGCGGCGATCGACGACCTCGAGGTGACGATCGTCTCCTACTACGACGCCTCGGTCGCGGAGACCGCGATGGCGCCCGACTCCGCGGTCGAACTCGTCCCGCTGGGTGCGTCCTCGCGGTTCGATCCGAGCGCGATCCGGCACCTCCGGTGGGTCCTCCAGCGGCGATCGTACGACGTCCTCCACACCCACCACAACTTCGTCGGCTCGCTGGCCCGGCTGCTCGCGCCCCGCGGGACGCCGATCGTCGACACCGAGCACGCCGACCACGAGCACCACTACTCGCTCCCGCAGGTACTGGTCAACGCGGCGACGCTCCCGCGCGCGGACCGCGTCGTGGCCAACTCCGAGCGAACCCTCGCGTCGCTGTACCGGATCGAGCGAGTCGGGCTGGCCGACGACCAGTGTTCCGTCATCTACAACGGGATCGACACCGACCGCATCGACCGCGTCCTCGCGGAGGCGACGACCCCCTACGCGATCGACGGGCGACGGATCGCGACGGTCGGCCGGCTGAGCGAGACGAAAAACCAGGCGACGCTCGTCCGGGCGTTCGCGGCGGTCGCCGGCGAGGCGCCCGACGCGCGACTGACGATCGTCGGGGACGGCCCCCTCCGCGAGGAGCTCGAGGCACTGGCGTCCTCGCTGGGCGTCCGGGACCGCGTCGAGTTCACGGGGTTCGTGGACCGCGAGGACGTCTACCGGATCCTGGCGGCCAGCGACGTCTACGTGCAGCCGTCGCTGTCGGAGGGGTTTTGCGTCGCCCTCGTCGAGGCGATGGCCTGCGAGCTGCCGGTCGTCGTCAGCGACCTGCCCGTGCTCCACGAGGTCGTCGGCGACGCCGGCGCCTTCGTTCCGCCGACCGACGTCGACGCGTTCGCGGCACAGCTGGAGCGGCTGCTCGTTGACGATCGCCGTCGCCTCAAGGCGGGACGGCGCGCGGCCGAGCGCGCCCGGAGCGAGTTCCCGATCGAGAGAACCGCCCAGGCCTACCGCGAGCTGTACGCGGCGCTGCTCGAGGCGTAG
- a CDS encoding AAA family ATPase, with protein MTGADDGATVEFFGVPGAGKSTIARRASERLTATRTVTEPTYELAHEVSTAARYRKKGRYAADAVARRPRRALEAARLIAATEQPSRRGLGKLAFNWLYVDGVVGSRPPGELRVLDQGLLQATWSVGLAATRDRIGALVELAVEALSRSGPALVVLVDVEPETARERIATRSDGDTRVDPDEIAAAVALERRVERTLLETVADRPAVETLRVANDSRSDLAESVAAVRERVRSLQ; from the coding sequence GTGACGGGGGCTGACGACGGTGCGACCGTAGAGTTCTTCGGCGTCCCGGGCGCCGGCAAGTCGACGATTGCCCGTCGGGCGAGCGAGCGCCTGACGGCGACGCGGACGGTGACCGAGCCGACCTACGAGCTGGCCCACGAGGTCTCGACGGCGGCGCGGTACCGGAAGAAGGGACGCTATGCCGCCGACGCCGTCGCCCGCCGTCCGCGACGGGCCCTCGAGGCCGCGCGACTGATCGCGGCCACCGAGCAGCCGTCGCGTCGCGGACTGGGGAAGCTGGCGTTCAACTGGCTGTACGTCGACGGCGTGGTCGGCTCGCGACCGCCTGGGGAGCTGCGAGTGCTCGACCAGGGGCTGCTCCAGGCGACCTGGTCGGTCGGGCTCGCCGCCACGCGGGACCGGATCGGAGCACTCGTCGAACTGGCCGTCGAGGCGCTCTCACGGTCGGGGCCTGCGCTAGTCGTCCTCGTCGACGTCGAGCCGGAGACGGCCCGCGAACGGATCGCCACCCGATCGGACGGCGACACGCGGGTCGATCCCGACGAGATCGCCGCGGCGGTCGCACTCGAGCGACGAGTCGAACGGACGCTCCTCGAAACCGTCGCCGACCGCCCGGCCGTCGAGACGCTCCGCGTGGCGAACGACTCCCGATCGGATCTCGCGGAGAGCGTCGCGGCCGTTCGCGAGCGCGTCCGATCGCTGCAGTAA
- a CDS encoding glycosyltransferase family 2 protein, whose product MRVSVVIPTYERPGFLEDAVRTALAQTCEDLEVVVVDDGSERDYARETVATFPNRVVCVEHDENRGLSAARNTGIERASGEYVAFLDDDDRWHETKIERQLERIEDADRPGLVTCLSVSVTPDGEVIHVERDAPSGDLSDPILRKNLIGSPSRVLVRTDVLEELGGFDEELPTKQDWDLYIRLCQRWRVGAVRDHLCFRTAHESMSSSPTAVTRDYRAVLEKHEALIREQGYWEPATAAIAERAGRAYLEYGELGEARNALRAALSTEPTKRRAALLALSYTHPSVVRSAITATRYLRSKRGPDAFDYRERIDGVAGA is encoded by the coding sequence ATGCGCGTCAGCGTCGTGATCCCGACCTACGAGCGCCCGGGCTTCCTCGAGGACGCCGTGCGGACCGCGCTGGCCCAGACGTGTGAGGACCTCGAGGTCGTCGTCGTCGACGACGGCTCCGAGCGGGACTACGCCCGGGAGACCGTCGCGACGTTCCCGAATCGGGTCGTCTGCGTCGAACACGACGAGAACCGGGGGCTCTCCGCGGCGCGCAACACCGGGATCGAACGCGCGAGCGGGGAGTACGTCGCCTTCCTCGACGACGACGACCGCTGGCACGAGACCAAGATCGAGCGCCAGCTCGAACGCATCGAGGACGCCGACCGACCCGGGCTGGTCACCTGCCTCTCGGTGTCGGTGACTCCCGATGGGGAGGTGATCCACGTCGAGCGCGACGCACCGAGCGGCGACCTCTCGGATCCGATCCTGCGGAAGAACCTGATCGGCTCGCCGTCGCGGGTCCTCGTCCGAACGGACGTCCTCGAGGAGCTGGGCGGGTTCGACGAGGAGCTCCCGACGAAACAGGACTGGGATCTCTACATCAGGCTCTGCCAGCGCTGGCGGGTCGGCGCCGTTCGCGACCACCTCTGCTTTCGGACCGCCCATGAGAGCATGTCCAGTTCGCCGACGGCCGTGACGCGGGACTACCGAGCCGTCCTCGAGAAACACGAGGCGCTGATCCGCGAGCAAGGGTACTGGGAGCCTGCGACGGCCGCCATCGCCGAGCGCGCGGGGCGGGCGTACCTCGAGTACGGCGAACTTGGCGAGGCCCGCAACGCGCTCCGGGCGGCGCTCTCGACGGAGCCAACGAAACGCCGGGCGGCGCTGCTGGCGCTGTCGTACACGCACCCGTCGGTGGTGCGGTCGGCGATCACCGCAACGCGGTACCTGCGGTCGAAACGGGGCCCCGACGCGTTCGACTACCGGGAGCGGATCGACGGCGTCGCCGGCGCGTGA